A window of Candidatus Wallbacteria bacterium genomic DNA:
CGCTATAGTCCGGTCTTGAAAAAATACGTCCGTCTGGTGAACGATGCTGCCATTCTGGAATGCGACAATGTGGTCTTCCAGATGATCAAGTCGGATCGGGAGCAGGAAAATTTCACTCCTTCTACAGTTGGATTCGGTTCCCTGCTTGCCTTCCGCGGCGGGGACACTGTCAAGGGCGTCTGGCTCAAGGAAAATTCGGAGACTCCAGTCAAATTTTATGATGCCAACGGCGACCTGCTGGAACTGAACCAGGGCTCGACCTGGATTGAGGTTCTCCCCGAGGAAATGGGCGTAGACTATCACACTTATTAGGCCTGTTGAAGCAGAGAACTTATTCCTGCTCCGGTCGTTACGTCCTGCTAGCCGAAAAACCGGCAAGCAGGACTTCACTTATCTGCAGGCTTGGACAGGATTCTGCCATGCACAAGGCCGGTAGCGACGCCTTTGAACTCCTTCGCAGGAACAAATTCTCTGCTCTTCAAATTTTTCCGAGTTTCAGTTTTCGAACCTTTTGCTGTTTGCATAGTA
This region includes:
- a CDS encoding DUF3048 C-terminal domain-containing protein, with protein sequence RYSPVLKKYVRLVNDAAILECDNVVFQMIKSDREQENFTPSTVGFGSLLAFRGGDTVKGVWLKENSETPVKFYDANGDLLELNQGSTWIEVLPEEMGVDYHTY